Proteins encoded within one genomic window of Dehalococcoidia bacterium:
- a CDS encoding UvrD-helicase domain-containing protein, translating to MTEAIFDSTRALNPAQLEAVQHIEGPLLIVAGPGSGKTRVITHRIAHLNQIGVYPSQIAAVTFTNRAAREMRNRLERLMGEKSKYLKAGTFHSFSAMILRRDGEAIGIPQDFVIMDDDDQLNLIKQSMEITQIDPKRFQPRAILSTISSSKSKLLGPEALSNAASGYFEEIVSRVYTEYQKLLMQNHGLDFDDLLSRTVELLKNSDEIRDKYQQRYQYLMVDEFQDTNTAQYQISREITKSHRNLAVVGDPDQSIYSWRNADITNILSFQKDYPETKIIHLSQNYRSTGNILEAAKNVIRPNQKRIDHELFTDNPEGELVFITEAYTEEEEATGAITEVQRLIEEEGFNLRDCVITYRVNAQSRALEEACIRYGIPYKLVGGVRFYQRKEIKDLLAYLRLLQDPYDEISLERIINVPSRAIGKRTFDELISWSRNLEIPPYTALQLINDQSSTLQMPFNNRQQKQLCEFITLLNNLKDLANELELAELIDAVMDQTGYKKNLLQSDEPDAEDRLDNIREIRGLATDFNGLVSKESLPSFIENATLVSEQDSLEENEQQYLTLITLHQIKGLEYPVVFMIGMEEGLIPHARSMDDPDQIEEERRLAYVGITRAQSRLYLLRSIRRRMYGMTSPAIGSRFLRDIPLQLIQTPRMARSSKAHAIKIENVVEMPRNEEIAYPFKAGDKVSHASFGEGIVVNCSERPGDFEITVAFVGNVGIKRLLNSYAKLVKSAANDGT from the coding sequence ATGACAGAGGCTATATTTGATTCAACCCGTGCATTGAACCCAGCACAATTAGAAGCGGTCCAACACATTGAAGGACCGCTTCTAATTGTGGCGGGCCCTGGGTCAGGGAAAACGCGGGTCATAACACATCGGATTGCACATTTAAATCAAATAGGTGTTTACCCAAGCCAAATAGCTGCGGTTACTTTCACCAATCGAGCGGCTCGCGAAATGCGCAATCGTCTAGAGCGCTTGATGGGCGAAAAGTCTAAGTATTTAAAAGCGGGAACATTTCATTCTTTTTCAGCAATGATTCTTCGACGTGACGGCGAGGCCATTGGGATTCCACAAGATTTTGTGATTATGGATGACGATGACCAATTGAATCTGATCAAGCAATCAATGGAGATTACTCAGATAGACCCTAAGAGATTTCAGCCACGCGCAATCTTATCCACGATTAGTTCCTCAAAATCGAAACTTCTAGGGCCTGAGGCGTTATCAAATGCCGCTTCGGGGTACTTTGAAGAAATTGTCAGTCGTGTCTATACCGAATATCAAAAATTACTCATGCAAAATCACGGTCTTGATTTTGATGATCTTCTGTCTCGTACCGTGGAATTACTTAAGAATTCTGATGAGATTAGAGATAAATATCAACAGAGATACCAATATTTAATGGTGGATGAATTTCAGGATACTAATACCGCCCAATATCAAATTTCACGTGAAATTACTAAATCTCATCGAAATCTTGCAGTTGTCGGGGATCCCGACCAATCAATATATTCATGGAGAAACGCAGATATAACGAATATCCTGTCATTTCAAAAGGATTATCCCGAAACAAAGATCATACATTTATCCCAAAATTATCGCTCTACTGGCAATATCTTAGAAGCAGCAAAAAACGTAATTCGTCCGAATCAAAAACGTATTGATCATGAGTTGTTTACTGACAATCCTGAAGGAGAACTTGTCTTCATTACCGAGGCCTACACGGAGGAGGAAGAAGCTACAGGTGCCATAACCGAAGTACAACGTCTAATCGAAGAAGAAGGGTTCAATTTAAGAGACTGTGTCATCACGTATCGAGTCAATGCTCAATCTCGAGCCTTAGAAGAAGCATGTATTCGTTATGGAATACCTTACAAATTAGTAGGGGGAGTCCGTTTTTATCAACGCAAGGAAATAAAAGACTTACTCGCCTACCTAAGGCTTCTGCAAGATCCTTATGACGAGATAAGTCTGGAAAGAATCATCAACGTACCCTCTCGAGCAATAGGAAAGCGCACATTCGACGAATTGATCAGCTGGTCAAGAAATCTTGAAATCCCTCCGTACACAGCACTACAGTTAATTAACGATCAATCCTCCACCCTACAGATGCCATTCAATAATCGACAACAAAAGCAATTATGTGAATTCATCACTTTACTTAACAATCTAAAAGATTTAGCAAATGAACTCGAATTAGCAGAGCTCATCGATGCTGTAATGGACCAGACTGGATATAAAAAGAACCTTTTGCAATCGGACGAACCAGACGCAGAAGATCGTTTAGATAATATTCGCGAAATACGCGGGTTAGCCACAGATTTTAACGGGCTCGTCTCAAAAGAGAGCCTACCTTCATTCATTGAAAATGCGACATTAGTCTCTGAGCAAGACTCATTGGAAGAAAATGAGCAGCAATATCTAACATTAATCACACTACATCAAATAAAAGGCCTCGAATACCCAGTAGTATTCATGATCGGAATGGAAGAAGGTTTAATACCTCACGCAAGATCAATGGATGACCCTGACCAAATTGAAGAGGAACGACGACTTGCATACGTCGGAATTACCAGGGCTCAATCCCGTTTATACCTATTAAGATCTATTCGTCGACGCATGTATGGAATGACTAGCCCGGCCATTGGGTCACGTTTCTTACGGGATATACCATTGCAGTTGATACAGACGCCTCGAATGGCAAGATCCAGCAAAGCACATGCGATTAAAATAGAGAACGTCGTAGAAATGCCACGTAATGAAGAAATCGCTTATCCTTTCAAGGCAGGTGATAAAGTTTCACATGCATCATTTGGAGAAGGGATTGTAGTGAATTGTTCTGAACGACCTGGAGATTTCGAAATTACCGTAGCATTTGTCGGTAATGTAGGTATCAAAAGATTATTAAATAGTTACGCAAAATTAGTTAAATCAGCGGCGAATGATGGCACTTGA